Proteins from a single region of Corylus avellana chromosome ca11, CavTom2PMs-1.0:
- the LOC132165186 gene encoding uncharacterized protein LOC132165186 — translation MSDFIIPPLGVSGGPDSTALCVLTSSWKTNGLNAAGESSGFIDGILAIIVDHGRRAESKDEANIVSNRVSQMGIRCEIAHCDWLDGRPKQGHLQEAARDMRYQTFQKVCDRHQIGVLLIAHHADDQAELFILRLSRNSGVLGLAAMPFTSQIFSTYSHSFGGVSNKHVILLVQPLLDFSKEDMYKICLWGNQEWVEDPSNQILFFARNRIRMSLRDLSSCIFKSELQAVISACRRTHSYVDQVCSKLINEAVVVINQGYAVIDLQILNPSKLEDICLSRFLALVLQFISQRYRPVRGSASKLLLDYIRTFPCKVVAMTFWMNRLI, via the exons ATGTCAGATTTCATTATCccac CTTTGGGAGTCTCTGGAGGCCCTGACAGTACGGCACTTTGTGTTTTAACTTCCAGTTGGAAAACCAATGGCCTTAATGCTGCTGGAGAGAGTAGTGGTTTCATTGATGGGATTTTGGCAATAATTGTCGATCATGGGCGACGTGCCGAAAGCAAAGATGAGGCAAACATTGTGAGCAATCGGGTTTCTCAAATGG GAATCAGATGTGAGATTGCCCATTGTGATTGGCTAGATGGTAGGCCAAAACAGGGTCACTTGCAAGAAGCAGCTCGTGACATgag GTATCAAACTTTTCAGAAAGTTTGTGACCGACATCAGATTGGTGTTTTGCTTATTGCGCATCATGCAGATGACCAG GCGGAGTTATTCATTCTTAGACTGTCTCGCAATAGTGGTGTGCTTGGACTTGCGGCCATGCCTTTCACATCTCAAATATTCTCTACATATTCACATTCTTTTGGTGGAGTCTCAAATAAGCATGTTATTCTTCTTGTCCAACCACTCttggatttttcaaaagaaGATATGTACAAG ATATGCCTTTGGGGTAATCAGGAATGGGTGGAAGACCCatcaaatcaaattcttttctttgcGCGTAATAGGATTCGAATGTCATTAAGGGATTTGTCATCAT GCATATTCAAGTCTGAGCTACAAGCAGTTATCTCTGCCTGTCGAAGAACACACTCATACGTTGACCAAGTTTGTAGTAAATTGATAAACGAGGCAGTGGTCGTCATTAAT CAGGGTTATGCTGTTATTGATTTGCAGATTCTTAATCCATCAAAACTGGAGGACATATGCCTGTCAAGGTTTCTTGCGTTGGTTTTGCAG TTCATCTCGCAAAGGTATAGGCCAGTTAGAGGAAGTGCTTCAAAATTGCTGTTGGACTACATTCGTACTTTCCCATGCAAG